In Lewinellaceae bacterium, a single window of DNA contains:
- a CDS encoding glycosyltransferase: MIYIVYFKRDEILAERIGLKEIQHYAHLKNFLPLLEKRGTVVRVDNPVEQVNGVYQIADYMGQPCLYLSFSPPDQDYCEVFCPKIFVASIIKHRNTYLSGQQQSAPEEVLRAGIRQSLAGVSHCAEAMKTISDMANGEFMLACIPPPLWNSYEKLYNKDFPEKAASYPISTFGDIIDSGLPGLRPKPVSYRVPLRRRIQSVLTALQHNRRLLALEYLVQRKSVHYYPAALDLTGIVYTAVIRPSNPFKDWKRLIKDFCRVFRDTEDATLAIKMAGRVKEVTKKAAVLLLKWKPASCRVIIINEHLPQEQYENLVRATDYIINISTSREVGNSLLEFMSAGKPAISPGYTGLPLLSSENAFIVPARDDAKFSVSEQLAQSYATIKNSPERYRAMAESATESMKTHCSEAVIEPRFFAFLDQVEALLPLLLLFLLELKVTEFFCQIGC, from the coding sequence ATGATCTACATCGTTTATTTCAAAAGAGATGAAATACTGGCCGAACGGATTGGCCTAAAAGAGATACAGCACTATGCCCACTTGAAAAATTTCCTCCCCCTGCTGGAAAAACGGGGAACAGTTGTCCGGGTTGATAATCCAGTTGAGCAGGTAAACGGGGTTTATCAAATTGCAGATTATATGGGGCAACCTTGCCTGTACCTTTCTTTTTCTCCTCCGGATCAGGATTATTGTGAGGTATTCTGCCCCAAGATCTTTGTTGCCTCGATCATAAAACATCGGAACACCTATCTTTCCGGCCAACAACAATCAGCTCCGGAGGAGGTATTGAGAGCAGGCATCCGGCAATCTCTCGCCGGGGTTTCCCATTGTGCGGAAGCGATGAAGACGATATCGGATATGGCCAATGGTGAATTTATGCTGGCCTGCATTCCTCCACCCCTCTGGAATTCCTACGAGAAATTGTATAACAAGGATTTTCCGGAAAAGGCTGCCTCCTACCCTATCTCAACCTTTGGAGATATCATTGACTCGGGCCTCCCGGGCCTCCGGCCTAAGCCGGTTTCCTATCGCGTACCTCTAAGAAGAAGGATCCAATCCGTCCTGACTGCGCTCCAACACAACAGGAGGTTACTGGCGCTGGAATATCTGGTTCAAAGGAAAAGTGTTCACTATTATCCTGCTGCGCTTGATCTCACCGGGATCGTATATACTGCTGTCATTCGCCCCTCCAATCCATTCAAGGACTGGAAAAGGCTGATCAAAGATTTCTGCCGTGTATTCAGAGATACAGAAGATGCCACCCTGGCCATTAAGATGGCGGGAAGAGTGAAGGAGGTTACAAAAAAAGCAGCCGTTCTTTTGTTGAAGTGGAAACCGGCCAGTTGCAGGGTCATCATCATTAATGAACATTTACCTCAGGAGCAGTATGAGAACCTGGTGCGGGCCACTGACTATATCATTAATATCTCTACCTCCAGAGAAGTAGGAAACTCCTTGTTGGAATTCATGTCGGCCGGCAAGCCCGCCATTAGCCCCGGATACACCGGGCTGCCCCTACTGAGCTCTGAAAATGCATTTATTGTTCCGGCCAGAGACGATGCGAAATTTTCGGTTAGTGAGCAACTTGCACAAAGCTATGCTACGATAAAAAACAGCCCGGAGCGGTATCGCGCCATGGCCGAATCGGCAACTGAGAGCATGAAAACGCATTGCTCCGAAGCTGTCATTGAGCCCCGGTTCTTTGCCTTCCTGGACCAGGTAGAAGCACTATTGCCCCTGCTCTTACTCTTTCTTCTGGAGTTGAAGGTGACTGAATTCTT